The genomic stretch TGGTTCTGTTACTTCCAGCAGACTTAGCCAAAGACTAGAAACGAAATAGGGTTTTCACAAACAAATATATCTGTACTTAATTCTGTAGTGGTTTGAAGATATGCAGAGATGTTCTTGCGATTTATCTAAATCAGCATAATATGTGGAAAGATTCTTGTGATCCACTCAATTTAGGATGGATAGGCAGAAAATTTCTTGCGATCCACCTATTTAGGATGGATAGGCGGAAAGTTTCTCTCTAATAACAAGTTAGACCGCTGAGGTATCTGTCAGGGCGCAGTCAAAATTTGGCGGTGGGGTGCAATAGATGTACATTTGCAAATGACTTTGCAAAGCAGGTCTAGTTCTTGCTGGCTTCAATAATTGAGTGAATTAAAAATTGAGTGAATTAAATATGAGAAAGATAGTTTCAGGATTCTCTGTGTTCGTTGGCAGTTGTGTACTTTTAGGAGTTTGTGCAGAAGAGTCACAAGCTCTACCCAGTTTTAGATGGTCACAAGCAGGTGCTATTTCCGGTATGACCTGCGTCCGCATTCATGAAGATGCTGATCCCCATGCTTGGAGTGATAATTTCTTATGTTCCAATGAGAATTTAGGACTACGCTGGTCACAAGCAGGTGCAATTAGTGAAATGAGTTGTACACGAGTCCATGAGGATGCTGATCCTGCTCCTTGGGGTGACAACTTTTTGTGTGCGCCTTCAAACGCTTCATTTACCCTAAGCTGGACGCAAGCAGGAACCCCACGCGAAGGATGTACTCGAATTCATGAAGATGCCGATCCTCATGCTTGGAGTGATAATTTTCTATGTGTTGGAGTGAAGTTTCCACTTACGGGCAATCGTGATGATGCCGTTGCAAATGGTCGGATGGGCACATCCTTTACCCTCACTAACGGTGGAAGTCTTACAGCCGTTACAAATACGCGCACTGGGGTTAGGTTAGCTGGTTTCACTGGAGCAGTAGGCATTGTGCTTCTTGACAGCAACAGACAGCCAATTTGGGCTTCCGACACGCAATCTTATGGCGTTGATGGTTGTACTATTGGTAGATGTAACAGGAACGAAAACTGGAGCGCATCTGTACCTGCTGACATTATGCAACGGGTTAGAGGATACACTATCATCCACCGTCACAACCCAACCTGGTTGAGTAGGGTAGGCGCAAGAGGAGATCAGTTTCTACAATGGTTGGGTTCTGAGGAGGGACAAGCCACTGTTGGAGCTATTGTAGCGATCGCAGTCATGTTATGACCGCAACCTGAAAACTCTGTACAGCGGCTGTCCTACGGGGAGCTTCTAGCAGTCCGCTGTACCGAAAATGCGCTATTGTGCTAGGATTTGAGCCAATAATCTCGGTGCAATCCGAAATCCAGCTTTATTTATCAAGTCGTCAATAACAGGCTGTAATGATTCGAGTTCACCTACCTGTTTAGCTCGAAGTAAAATCCCCAAAATTCCTGTTACGCTCAACCCTAAAGATTTGGCAACTTTCCTACCTTCACGTTCATCTAGAAGCGTCCAATCTGCATTGAGTTCAATGGCAAGGGCAATTGCCTCAGCTTCCCCTCGATCCAGTGTTTGCTTCAGCAGTTGGGCAAGAGGTTCATTGTTCACCTCTTGAATTTGAATCAATCCAGATGAAATTGCTTCACGAATTACTTGAGAGCCGGGTCGTTCTTCATCAGATCTCAATTCCTCCAGTACCGAACTTGGAATTAAAATTTCGCCAAACTGCCGACGTAGGAGTTCAAGCTGATCCACAATCGCCAAGTTGAGAATTGGTGACGTATTACTCACTACGGGCATAGCTTAAATCGTCATCTAATTCTGCAAAACCATAATGCCGCCTCACTCCACGACTAGAGAGCAACTGCCCAAATTCGTATTTGTCCATCTCAGCGAGTTCTCGCGCTTTACCAAAGGAGAGGATGTCTTGTGCATAAAGAGCAATGGCTAATTCCCGACGCAATTCCTGCTCAATCCGCTGCTCAGGTAGGCGAAGAGCTTGAACAATAGAGTCAGAGATCGAGATTTGAAGTTCCATCTTAAGCTAAGGTCTGTAACGGTTTGGCTATTTTATTATGATACACTCAATCATCTAACGCGGTTTAACAATTCAAAGGTAGCGGACGGTCAAAAGCCGCTGATGTTGAGTTAGAGATTGCTTGCCGCCGCTGATTTGAGTCGTTAGCCTGCTTCGTTCCTGGTGGCAGCGGTACAGCCTAGGTTCCTGTTGGCATTCAAGTCTAAAGCATCCAGAAATCTCTTGTAGGGTAGGGTTTTGCAGCGATCGCCCAATCACAATCTTACAGAAGCTCAACCTAACTCCTACAAAGCCACAAACAACGATCGCCTTAAGCATCGGATAAAATTCAGAATCTGTACGAAATTTTGACTGGCTTACTTCAACAGGCGATCGCTCCTCTACAAAGCAATGCGATCGCTACCCGCTAAACTGAAGGAATAATTATCACGTTAAGCAAACTAAAGACTTTTGCAGAGGTGATAATTGTGACGATTCGAGAAACAGCGATCGCAAAGGTACAGCAAGTTCCAGAATCTCTGTTGCAAGAAATTAGCGACTTTATCGATTTTATTACCCATAACCATCAGGTTAAAGTAGCCAGTCACCCGCTTGAAAGCGATCGTGCTGAAGCTTGGACACAGTAGTTTGAGGCTGCTGATGGTTTGGAAATTGCTCCAACAATGCCAACCAGCGAATATCAGCAACACTTACTGAGTAAATATCAGCAACACGGACTCAAGTTGTGATTCTCTGCGATGCTGGAGTTTTACTTTGCCTAGTCGATCGCACTCAACCTCAGCACAGCGTTTATCGAATGACCGTTACAGGTTTGGCAAAACCTCTGGTTACAACTTGGTCATGTCTAACAGAAGCCATGTATCTCTCACTCCATCGTGGGGAGTGGGTGATGCAAAAACAATCAGGTCAGCTACTCCTAGACAAATTGCTGCTCATTTGCGAAATGCAAGAAGATGACTATGCCCGTTTACTGGAACTGATGGAGAAATATTGCGATCGCCCAATGGATTTAGCAGATGCAACTTTGGTTCTAGCGGCTGAAAAGACTGGCTACCGACAAATTCTTACGCTTGACTCAGACTTCTTTTTCTATCGCATTGGCGATCGGGATACTTTTGAGGTAATTCAAAATCAGTAAGTTTATAAAATGCTTGTGTCAAAACCACCTTTGCGCTTATGCTAATCAACACTGGTTTTTGATACCAGTAGACAGGCTTAAGGTGAGGACGCTGGCTAGAAGTGCTGACACACGACTAACCAGCTAACCTGACTTTCTGAGTAAGCAGAAAGCTAGGCTGTGACGATTTTATCGTTTCACCTCGCTAATGTTACACAAGTGGTTAGGAATACCACGCCTTAAGCTTTTCTTCTCAACCCAACATTAGCGAGGGAAATAGTGATGACTACAGAGTTCAACGAACTGCTGCCAGTGACCCATGGCGATAAAGCGCAGGTGTGGATAGTCGGAACGCGGGATCAGGTGACGCACTTGATGAATGAGTTTTACGTGAAGAAGATCGCTAACGACCCTTGCGGTATCTGCGAAGCAGCGCGCCTTCATTTCACACCGATTATTCCAGCACCGTTTGCCAATGGTAAGTACATGAGTGTCTTGGTGCAATAACTAGAATATCCAGGGCTACGTATCTCTATGCCGTAGCCCTGAGAATGCGATCGTGATCTAAGGCAATGCGAGGTTGCAAGCTACCAATACTGAGTTTAAGTTTATCTTCTGAAGATTTGAGCCGCTGCTCTTTAGAATGTATCGATTTTCGCTCGATCGCCTGAGAGGATGCCTTAAAGAAGTAAGATTTCAGTTGTTAAGAGCATTTGAAGATATGCAGAGACTTTTTGCTGCTCAACCTAATCGGATGATCGACGGAAACTTTCTCTCTACAAAGAAGTTAAACGCTGTCATTGTTCTAATAAGCAAGCTATCAAAATAGATGAATTGCTAGTTTGTCTATGAGCCTATTTCTATCGACCATCAAAAACTTCAAATTCTCCCCTGTCCCGTGTCAAATTTGCACTCAACGTCACTGTGGAGGAATTTTCAATGAGTACACTCTATGACAAGCTTGGCGGCGCAGCATCTGTTGATTTAGCTGTTGAAAAGTTTTATGAAAAGGTTTTGGCGGATGAGCGGGTTCAGCACTTTTTTGCGCATACAGATATGCAGCGACAGAAGCAGCATCAAAAAGGATTTATGACCTATGCGTTCGGCGGTACCCAGCATTGGCAGGGTCGGACTATAAGAGACGCGCATAAAGAATTAGTGGCTGAGATGGGCTTAACCGATCGCCATTTTGACGCGATCGCCGAGAATTTGGTCGCGGCACTGGCTGAGATAGAAGTTCCTCAAGCCTTAATTGATGAGGTCGTGCAAATTATAGGCTCGACTACGTATCGGAACGATGTTTTAAATCGCTAAGCCCAGGTGTCAGCACTGGAACTGCAACGGGATTGCAGCCTATCGATAGTTGCGCGTTAATAGTTACGCGATCGCCTGCGATAATAACGCGGTAAGCTCCAGTTTTTGACGAGGTTCGCTAATGCTTCCCCTCCAAGTGGGTTTGGTCGGTTCGGGTTATGTGGCAAAGCTGAGGGCAGATTGTGTGCAAGCTGACGATCGCGCTCAAATTGCCTATGTGAGCGGGCACCATCCTGAAAAAGTTGAAGCCTTTAGCCAAACCTACGGCGCTCGAAGCGTGGCGGCTTGGCAAGATTTGGTGGAAAAACCAGAGCTAGATTTGGTGATCATTACTGCTGTTAATCGTGATCATGGGGCGATCGCCCATGCTGCCCTTCAAGCCGGAAAGCATGTGGTTGTTGAGTATCCGCTTTCCGTGGAAGTTGCAGAAGCTGAGGCGCTGCTTCAATTGGCAAAGGCTCAAGGCAAAATGCTCCACGTCGAACATATTGAACTGTTGAGCGGCATTCATCGGGCAGTCAAGGCGACTTTACCCGCGATCGCCACTCCACTCTACGTTCGCTACAACAGCCTTGCCCCCCAAAGTCCTGCCCCTTTGAAGTGGACTTATCAGCCCGATTTGTTTGGATTTCCCTTCATTGGCGCACTGTCTCGCATTAGTCGCTTGACAAACCTGTTTGGGCAGGTCGCAACGGTTAGCGGACAATCCCGGTTTTGGGATGGAGCAGAGGGCTTTTATCGCACCTGCATTTGCACGGCGCAACTTAGGTTTGCCAGCGGCTTAATTGCCGACCTGGTGTACGGTAAAGGCGAAACCATTTGGAAAGCCGATCGCACCCTAGAGATCCGAGGGGATGCGGGGGCGATCGTCATTGAGGGCGAGCAGGGCACGTTGATCCAAGCCGACCAAGCTACGCCTATCGACATGGGCAGCCGTCGCGGGCTATTCGTTCAAGATACGACGATGGTGCTAGATCATCTGACGACGGACGCACCGCTGTATGTGACTCCAGAGGAGAGTTTGTACGCGCTCAGAGTGGCAGATGCAGTGCGCCGCGCTTCGGAAACGGGAGAGGCGATCGCGGTTTAGCTTTGCGTTACCGGAGCCTTACCATTTCCGTTCGTCTCGGTGGATGTTCCACCGTTCATTGCAGATGGGATAACGGGTTCTAACTTCTTTTCCTCAGATGGTGCCGTGGGCGGTGCAGAGGGTGATGTCGATGCCCGACGACGACGTTCCCCTCGCGGGCTGCCGCCTGCTTTGCCATATTCGCTGCTATCTTTACCATATCTGCCGCCGATGCTGAGGAGCATTTGTTCGCTGGTTCGGTTCAGGTCGGCTTCGATCGCTTTGATTTTGCGGGTGAGGTCGTCTACTTGGGCGAGGGTGGTGTTGTATAAGGAGAGGTGCGATCGCAGGTTTTGAATTTTTCGGCTATAGGTTTCTAGGTTTAAGCCGTTGCCAAGATCGAGGAATTCGTTGATGGAGCGCATTCCGGCTTCTCGTTGTTCCGCTTTGATCAGGGCGGCAGAGGTGCGTTTGGGTCGTGCCATGGGTAGAGTCCTGTGGTTATAAAGGTTCTTTTCACAATTTATGGATAAAGCAGGGCAGCGGCTTGGGAGAAAATAGGGATACGAGTTAAAGAATATACAGATCTTGTTTGAAAAGATAAGTAATTTTGCGGTAATGGCGCGATCGGGGTTGGAGCGATCGCGCGGTTTGCTGCAACGGGAATGGTCATTGCAAGAAGAATCAGACTGTTTGTTGTGATGAGAATGGTTAACGCTGCGATGAGAATAGTCTTTGCAAGGGCGATCGGAATGATAGTTGGGATGGAAATGGTTAATGCTGCAACGAGAATGATCTTTGTTTGATCAGGAATGATTGACCTTAGAAAATTTGTGGCATAGGCAGCAATGGTTTGTACATCCCCTCTATCTGCGGTTTCGTTTCATAAAGCTTTAGAATGCTGAGATTCCTTGCTGGTTTGCCATAATAAGGGCGTAATCCCTTTTATGCATCGGAGGACAGTATGACAGAACCGATTACGGCAGCGGCGATCGCGACTATTTTAGTTCAAGAGTTGGCTAAGAGCAGCGCGGGTGAGGCGGGGAAGAAGCTGGTGGGGGACTTGTGGGGGGCGATCGCGCGGCGGTTTAAGGGGAATGTGGCGGCTGAGGAAACGTTGGCAGCAGTGAAGGCTGAGCAGTTGCCGGAAGCGAGGCAAGAGGCGGCGAGGGATTTGGAGACGTTTTTGCGACGCGAGATGAAGGATGCAGGGTTTGCGGCAGAGGTGGGGCAGTTGGCGCAGCAGATTATGAACTTAGATCAAAGTCAACGCTCAACTACGATGCAGCAAGATATTCGGGATCAAGGTAAGGGCTATCAAATTCAGTCAGATCGGATCGATCGGCTTGGGGATGACTATGGTAAATCATGACTATGGTAAATCATGACTATGGCAAATGATGATGGAGATGCAGCCCAGAATCCGGCTAAACGTCAGCAGATTGATGGCAGTGGTAAGGGCTATCAAATTGATGCCAGGACGATTGGGCACGTAGGAGATGTTTACAATGCGGCACCCCTGCCTAAAGGAGCGATCGCCGATGAGCAGCCGCCACCCGTAGAGTATTGGCAGAAGCGCAAGCCAGAGCAGACGGCACTGCTGGCAATGGTGGCAGACCGAGGAGTGCGGGTGGTGGGTATTACGGGAGCCGGAGGCTTTGGCAAGTCGGCGTTGGCGGCGCGGATGTTTCGGGCGGGTAAACAGTTTGGACGACGGCTAGGACTGAGCCAAGTTCTATGGGTCAATTTTCAGTCGGCACCGCTGTTTGCTAGGGTGGCGCGGAATTTGTGCGATCGCCTGGGTGAGCGTGTGGCAGATACGGCATCGGAGGCAGATTTAGCCAGTGCTTTGCTCAATGCTTTGGGGCAACAGCGGGTAGTTGTCGTGTTTGATAATTTGGAAACGGTGCAGCGATCGGTAGATTGGCAGCCTTATGAGGCGTTTTTTAAGCAATGGGTAGCGGCAAACAGTCGTAGCACCATTGTTTACACGAGCCAGGAGCGGTTAGCGATCGAACACCAGAGGCATCAATGGCTAGAGCCGTTGGATCGGTTGACAACAGGGCAGGGGGTGGCGCTGCTGAGGGCGCGGGGCATTTTGGGAGAAGAGGGCGCGCTGCAAGCCTTTGTTGAACTTGCCAGTGGGCAGCCGCTGTTGATCAATCTGGCAGCGGGTTGGTTGCTGAATCGGGCGCAATATGACCGCGAGGTGCCTGAAGTAGGAAGGTTACAAGCCCTGGTAGAAACCGATGATGTTAACCTATTTCGCACGATTGTTTACGAGCATCGAGGAGATTTGCAAGCCAGTTTAGGCAAGGTGTTTGACCAGAGTGTGCAGGCGCTGACTCCCAAGCTACAACAATTATTGCGTTGGGTAAGCGTATACCGTCCAGAGTTTGCGTTTGATGAGACAGCGGCGCAGGCGATGCTGCCAGAAGAAACGGTGAGCGAGACAGATTTGCGCGGGTTGGCGCGGTGTTCGTTGTTGCTTGAAGATAAGCCCGAAGGAGTTTGGCGATTTCAGTTTCAACCATTGTTGCGGCGCTTTGTGCAGCTAGGCGCAACTGATTTGCAATCTGCCCAAGAGCGGGCGGTGGCTTATTTTATGCCGCAGCGGGGGCTGTTGCAGACAGGAGACCGATTACAGGAACGGGCGGCAGTGTTTGCCTATGTGCAAGCGTTCCATCATTGGTGTGATTTGGGGCGGTATGGGGTGGCGTTTGCCAGTATTTGGTTTGAAACGGAGAGCCAAGCCGACTGCGATGAGTTTTTGAAACATCGGGGGCATAATGATCTGCGGCGAGAAATGTTGGAGCGGTTGTGGGAGGAGTGGCAACCGGAGGAAGAAGAGCGAACACTGTATGGTAAGGCTTTACTAACTTTGGGGCAGGTTTGGTATTTGCTTGATAGACGAACTGACGCATTAGAGCTTTATCAACAAACGCTGTTGCCGTTGATGCAAGTAATTGGCGATCGGCTGGGCGAGGCGAATACGTTACAAGCGATCGGCGATGTGCTGCAATTTCTTAAGCAAAGTCGTGAAGCGGTGGAGCGCTATGACGAGGCGTTGGGGATTTATCGGCAAGTCGGCGCACGGCTGGGCGAGGCGAATACGTTACAAGCGATCGGCGATGTGCTGCAATTTCTTAAGCAAAGTCGTGAAGCGGTGGAGCGCTATGACGAGGCGTTGGGGATTTATCGGCAAGTCGGCGCACGGCTGGGCGAGGCGAATACGTTAAAAGCGATCGGCGATGTGCAAACTGATCCAAAGTTAGCGATGGAGCAATTTTTGCAGCCTGCCCTTCAGATTTATCAAACCATTGAGGATGTTTATAGCCAAGCCAGAATCCTCACTGTCTCGATCGCCCCTACCTATCTCAAACTCAAACACGCCTATCAAGCCAAACTCAGCTACGAACAAGCCCTCAACTTTTGGAGCCAAATTGGCTACGAACCCGGCATTCAGCACTGCCAAAACGCCTTACGCAATATCAACCAAGCACCCCAATATGAATCTGCTCCTGTTGCGCCACCCCTGCACGACGATCCACCTGCACTGCCTGACTGGTATGAAAAGTCTTTACCCACTGCGCCCCGTCCTGTGGCTCGTCGTGCTACTCGTCGTCACTTTCCCTGGTGGGGTTGGTTCTTGGTGGGAGTGGCGATCGTGGTGGCGATCGCGTGGTGGTTGAAGGGATGAGTCATCCTCTGGCGCTTCGTCATTGGGAGCGATCGCCGTTAACCACTAAGAGCGGTACACTTAGGTTTCATGTTTTGTGATTACAAGATGAGCTTTTACATTTCACGCCATGCAGCGGAAGAACAAGAACGTCGAGGCATTCCGCGTGAAGCTTTAGAAACCGTCCTCAACAACCCACAGCAGATCGTTGAGAATCGAGACGGAAAAAAAGCCTATCAATCACAGATTGAATTTGAGAATGGCAAAGTCTACTTAGTCCGGGCAATTATTTCAGACAATACGAACCCTGCAATTGTGATTACAGTCTATCGAACTCGTCAAATTACTCGATATTGGAGAGACCCATGAAGGTTATTTATGATGCTGAAACAGATGTGTTGCGAATTATGCTGAGTGATGAACGGATTGAAGAAAGCAATGAAGACCAGTCCGGCATCATCTTAGACTATGACGAAACTGGCAATGTAGTCGGGATAGAAGTCCTGAGCGCTTCTAAGCGAGTGACCAATCCGCGATCGCTGGAACATACTGTCGTGGGGTAAGTGCAGATTAAGAGTCGAACAATGCCAAAAGGCGCACTGCTTCGCAGATACCGCAAGGGTCGCTCAATTTCAGAAGTGACCCTGGTGGTATCTACAAAGCAGCGTGCGCTTTCCTTGGTGGGATTGGTTCTGGGTGGGGGTGGCGATCGTATTGGCGATCGCGTGGCTGCTCAAAGGGTAAAATGATCGACAAGCCACCCCGAACCCCCAACCATGAAAGCCTACGAATTTCCATCCAAACTCAACGCTCAAGGTAGCCTCGAAATTCCTGAAGCCGTCCTTAAACATCTTTCCTCAGACCAAGAAATCAAAATCATCGTCTTGGTTTCTGAGCCGCCTGAGTCATCCGAGCAATCCACAACAGACAATGAATTAGGCTTCTCAGCTACTAGCTTTCAAGAATCCTGGAAACAAGCCAACAACGGGCAAACTCTATCCCTGCGTCAGCTTTGGGAGGGCATCGACGTTGACTGAGCCTACGCCAATTGACATTGAACTCACGATCGAATTTCAACGAAAAATTCGCATTCTTGCTAAAAAATACCGTCGGATTCGCATTGATCTTCAAGAAGTGTTGCAAAAGTTGCAAGCAGGTGAGTTTGTGGGCGATCAACTACAAGACGTGGGCAGCACTATCTTAAAAGCACGAGTCAAAAATAGCGATGCTCAAAGAGGAAAAAGCGGTGGCTATCGACTGATTTATTGGCTGCAATCTCCCGCCACGGTAGTTCTACTCGACATTTACTCAAAGTCTGAGCAAGAAAATATTGAAGTTGACGAAATCCAGCGAATTTTGATGAACCACAAAGAAAATTAGGGCGTTAGCGCAACGGCGAAGCAATTTCTCTTTTCATGGCATTGCACTTGCAAACCTCAAGCGTCGTTCAGAAGCACTACAACACTATCAACAAGCCCAACAGATTTACGCAGAACTTCAACTTGAAAACGATGTTAAAGACTGTCAAACTGCGCGCTGCTTTGCAGATACCGCAAGGGTCGCTCAACTTTCGATCCACGCTTCCTGGGTGGGTTTGGTTCTTGGTGGGGATGGCGATCGTATTGGCGATCGCGTGGTGGCTGAAAGGATGACCTGTGCTCAGACGCAAGGTTTCTTGTTAATTATCAAGGAATTGATTGGGAGTGATATCTGCTTGTTTGAGAATTGCTCAGAGCGTCCCTTCTGGTATATCACCCGGATGATTAGGGATTGTAGTGTAGCGATTAGAATCTGGGTTGTACCAAATCTCATGACTTCCCGCCGCTTGGCGATCGAACTCGAAACCTAGTTGCTTTAGACGCTTAACAATTTGCCGATACTTGAAACCTGCCAAACGTCCCATCAGCCCCCCAAAATCAAGGGATAATCAAAGACATCTTCAATGTCAGTTAGTTGGACTTGGTTATGACGTTCAGTTTGCGCCTCAAGCAACTTTTTAGCAACATCTCGCGCAATATTCTACTGTTTCCGCAACGGTACGCCCTTGGGCAACCAGTCCAGGAATATCCTCTGAAGTGGCAAGATACAATCCTTCAGGCAATTTCTCAATATGGAGCTTGGACTATTTGTTCCATTGTTATTCCTTGAGTCGAGGCTCGTAATCATAGTCTAAACCTAGGAACGCAAAGTTCGTTGACTTTCAGAGGCAACCCTTGCGGTATCTGCAAAGCAGCACGCGTGGTGGTTCAAGAAATGAAGTCGTCCTCTGGCGCTTCATCATTGGGGGCGATCGCCGCTTGGGGATGCATTCAGCGATCGCCTTGTACAATGAGGCATAAAGCATCCATCCGCACCCAGAGGCAACTCCAATGACCCTGCTGCAAACCCAAACTCCCCTCAACACTTGGATCACTGCATCTTGGGAAGAATTTGTGGCGATCGCCGATGCCCCAGCCTCCGCCAAACTCAAAAGCTATTACTACCAAGGCAGGATGAGATTTGAACCTATGTCTACTGGCTCTGATCATTCCAAAGACCACACCACCATCATCCTCAGCGTTGGATTATTCGCAACTTTGCGAGGCATCCCGATGAATGGGCACGATGGTTGCTCCTATCGCAAAACTGGATATGACGAATTTCAACCCGATGCCTCCTACTACATTGGCGACACTGCGGATGCCATTCCCTGGGGAACCCGCGTCATCAACTTAGATCTCTATCCCTTGCCGAGTTTGGTCATCGAAATCTCAGACACTTCCCTCGCAGATGATCTAGGCGAAAAGCGACTGCAATACGAAGATCTGGGCATTGCAGA from Timaviella obliquedivisa GSE-PSE-MK23-08B encodes the following:
- a CDS encoding PIN domain-containing protein gives rise to the protein MILCDAGVLLCLVDRTQPQHSVYRMTVTGLAKPLVTTWSCLTEAMYLSLHRGEWVMQKQSGQLLLDKLLLICEMQEDDYARLLELMEKYCDRPMDLADATLVLAAEKTGYRQILTLDSDFFFYRIGDRDTFEVIQNQ
- a CDS encoding tetratricopeptide repeat protein; amino-acid sequence: MTMANDDGDAAQNPAKRQQIDGSGKGYQIDARTIGHVGDVYNAAPLPKGAIADEQPPPVEYWQKRKPEQTALLAMVADRGVRVVGITGAGGFGKSALAARMFRAGKQFGRRLGLSQVLWVNFQSAPLFARVARNLCDRLGERVADTASEADLASALLNALGQQRVVVVFDNLETVQRSVDWQPYEAFFKQWVAANSRSTIVYTSQERLAIEHQRHQWLEPLDRLTTGQGVALLRARGILGEEGALQAFVELASGQPLLINLAAGWLLNRAQYDREVPEVGRLQALVETDDVNLFRTIVYEHRGDLQASLGKVFDQSVQALTPKLQQLLRWVSVYRPEFAFDETAAQAMLPEETVSETDLRGLARCSLLLEDKPEGVWRFQFQPLLRRFVQLGATDLQSAQERAVAYFMPQRGLLQTGDRLQERAAVFAYVQAFHHWCDLGRYGVAFASIWFETESQADCDEFLKHRGHNDLRREMLERLWEEWQPEEEERTLYGKALLTLGQVWYLLDRRTDALELYQQTLLPLMQVIGDRLGEANTLQAIGDVLQFLKQSREAVERYDEALGIYRQVGARLGEANTLQAIGDVLQFLKQSREAVERYDEALGIYRQVGARLGEANTLKAIGDVQTDPKLAMEQFLQPALQIYQTIEDVYSQARILTVSIAPTYLKLKHAYQAKLSYEQALNFWSQIGYEPGIQHCQNALRNINQAPQYESAPVAPPLHDDPPALPDWYEKSLPTAPRPVARRATRRHFPWWGWFLVGVAIVVAIAWWLKG
- a CDS encoding type II toxin-antitoxin system RelE/ParE family toxin, with amino-acid sequence MTEPTPIDIELTIEFQRKIRILAKKYRRIRIDLQEVLQKLQAGEFVGDQLQDVGSTILKARVKNSDAQRGKSGGYRLIYWLQSPATVVLLDIYSKSEQENIEVDEIQRILMNHKEN
- a CDS encoding UPF0175 family protein, giving the protein MELQISISDSIVQALRLPEQRIEQELRRELAIALYAQDILSFGKARELAEMDKYEFGQLLSSRGVRRHYGFAELDDDLSYARSE
- a CDS encoding Gfo/Idh/MocA family oxidoreductase; amino-acid sequence: MLPLQVGLVGSGYVAKLRADCVQADDRAQIAYVSGHHPEKVEAFSQTYGARSVAAWQDLVEKPELDLVIITAVNRDHGAIAHAALQAGKHVVVEYPLSVEVAEAEALLQLAKAQGKMLHVEHIELLSGIHRAVKATLPAIATPLYVRYNSLAPQSPAPLKWTYQPDLFGFPFIGALSRISRLTNLFGQVATVSGQSRFWDGAEGFYRTCICTAQLRFASGLIADLVYGKGETIWKADRTLEIRGDAGAIVIEGEQGTLIQADQATPIDMGSRRGLFVQDTTMVLDHLTTDAPLYVTPEESLYALRVADAVRRASETGEAIAV
- a CDS encoding group 1 truncated hemoglobin yields the protein MSTLYDKLGGAASVDLAVEKFYEKVLADERVQHFFAHTDMQRQKQHQKGFMTYAFGGTQHWQGRTIRDAHKELVAEMGLTDRHFDAIAENLVAALAEIEVPQALIDEVVQIIGSTTYRNDVLNR
- a CDS encoding DUF2283 domain-containing protein, with protein sequence MKVIYDAETDVLRIMLSDERIEESNEDQSGIILDYDETGNVVGIEVLSASKRVTNPRSLEHTVVG
- a CDS encoding DUF4258 domain-containing protein, with product MSFYISRHAAEEQERRGIPREALETVLNNPQQIVENRDGKKAYQSQIEFENGKVYLVRAIISDNTNPAIVITVYRTRQITRYWRDP
- a CDS encoding Uma2 family endonuclease, translated to MTLLQTQTPLNTWITASWEEFVAIADAPASAKLKSYYYQGRMRFEPMSTGSDHSKDHTTIILSVGLFATLRGIPMNGHDGCSYRKTGYDEFQPDASYYIGDTADAIPWGTRVINLDLYPLPSLVIEISDTSLADDLGEKRLQYEDLGIAEYWTVNVQKMQIPAFAIAPDHSIRRIRESQVLPGLKLETLEQALQRSRQENQSATTAWLMEQFRA
- a CDS encoding DUF3368 domain-containing protein — translated: MPVVSNTSPILNLAIVDQLELLRRQFGEILIPSSVLEELRSDEERPGSQVIREAISSGLIQIQEVNNEPLAQLLKQTLDRGEAEAIALAIELNADWTLLDEREGRKVAKSLGLSVTGILGILLRAKQVGELESLQPVIDDLINKAGFRIAPRLLAQILAQ
- a CDS encoding type II toxin-antitoxin system HicA family toxin, which translates into the protein MGRLAGFKYRQIVKRLKQLGFEFDRQAAGSHEIWYNPDSNRYTTIPNHPGDIPEGTL